A window of the Streptomyces sp. JB150 genome harbors these coding sequences:
- a CDS encoding GNAT family N-acetyltransferase produces MTDDFGLPDGYEISTDPGRVDAGRVHRWLSTDAYWAIGRTREKQDRAIAGSLNFGVYDTRSGEQVAYARVVTDRTTFAWLCDVYVDRPVRGKGVGTALVAAVREELRPDGLRRILLATHDAHGVYGKLGFAPLDRPEQWMALYF; encoded by the coding sequence ATGACCGACGACTTCGGCCTCCCCGACGGCTACGAGATCTCCACCGACCCCGGCCGCGTCGACGCCGGGCGCGTGCACCGGTGGCTGTCCACCGACGCGTACTGGGCGATCGGGCGGACCCGTGAGAAGCAGGACCGCGCGATCGCCGGGTCGCTCAACTTCGGCGTGTACGACACGCGGTCGGGGGAGCAGGTGGCCTACGCGCGCGTGGTCACCGACCGGACGACGTTCGCGTGGCTGTGCGATGTGTACGTGGACCGGCCGGTGCGCGGCAAGGGCGTCGGTACGGCGCTGGTGGCGGCCGTACGGGAGGAGCTGCGGCCCGACGGGCTGCGGCGGATCCTGCTCGCCACGCACGACGCGCACGGGGTGTACGGCAAGCTGGGGTTCGCGCCGCTGGACCGGCCGGAGCAGTGGATGGCGCTGTATTTCTAG
- a CDS encoding DUF6314 family protein: protein MGEFWPVPEVLAFLAGSWRVERSVRDLASGDEGRFDGTTVLGPSEGGALLHRESGTFVWQGVARPAERTLRFLPGAAGAGTADVRFADGRPFHDLDLTTGHWVADHPCAADLYRGEFTVRDADRWRTVWRVRGPAKDLVLTTDYTRVD, encoded by the coding sequence ATGGGCGAGTTCTGGCCAGTTCCGGAGGTACTGGCGTTCCTGGCCGGGAGCTGGCGGGTCGAGCGGTCGGTGCGCGATCTCGCGAGCGGGGACGAGGGCCGCTTCGACGGAACGACGGTTCTCGGCCCTTCTGAGGGCGGCGCGCTGCTGCACCGGGAGTCCGGCACCTTCGTGTGGCAGGGCGTCGCCCGGCCCGCCGAGCGCACGCTGCGCTTCCTGCCGGGAGCGGCCGGCGCGGGGACGGCCGACGTGCGGTTCGCGGACGGACGGCCCTTCCACGACCTGGACCTGACGACCGGGCACTGGGTCGCCGACCACCCCTGCGCGGCCGACCTCTACCGCGGCGAGTTCACCGTCCGGGACGCGGACCGCTGGCGGACCGTGTGGCGGGTCCGGGGCCCGGCGAAGGATCTGGTGCTGACCACGGACTACACGCGCGTGGACTGA
- a CDS encoding 3-hydroxybutyryl-CoA dehydrogenase yields MTGIPAGDIARVGVVGCGQMGAGIAEVCARAGLDVKVAETTGEALEIGRTRLFNSLAKAAERGKISEAERDATQARLSFTTDLGEFADRDLVIEAVVENEQVKTEIFQVLDQVVTRPDAILASNTSSIPLVKLAVATARPDQVIGIHFFNPAPVQQLVELIPALTTSEGTLSRAQLFTEKVLGKHAIRAQDRSGFVVNALLIPYLLSAIRMFESGIASREDIDNGMEMGCAHPMGPLKLSDLIGLDTVASVAHSMYEEYKEPLYAAPPLLQRMVDAGRLGRKTGSGFYTYG; encoded by the coding sequence GTGACAGGCATCCCAGCGGGAGACATCGCGCGCGTCGGCGTGGTCGGCTGCGGCCAGATGGGCGCCGGTATCGCCGAGGTGTGCGCCCGCGCCGGACTGGACGTCAAGGTCGCCGAGACCACCGGCGAGGCCCTGGAGATCGGCCGCACCCGGCTGTTCAACTCCCTGGCCAAGGCCGCCGAGCGGGGCAAGATCAGCGAGGCCGAGCGGGACGCCACGCAGGCCCGGCTGAGCTTCACCACCGACCTCGGCGAGTTCGCCGACCGCGACCTGGTGATCGAGGCGGTCGTCGAGAACGAGCAGGTCAAGACCGAGATCTTCCAGGTGCTCGACCAGGTGGTGACCCGCCCGGACGCGATCCTGGCCTCCAACACCTCCTCCATCCCGCTGGTGAAGCTGGCCGTCGCCACCGCGCGGCCGGACCAGGTCATCGGCATCCACTTCTTCAACCCGGCCCCGGTGCAGCAGCTGGTCGAGCTGATCCCGGCCCTCACCACCTCCGAGGGCACCCTCAGCCGGGCGCAGCTGTTCACCGAGAAGGTGCTCGGCAAGCACGCCATCCGCGCCCAGGACCGCTCCGGCTTCGTGGTCAACGCGCTGCTGATCCCGTACCTGCTCTCCGCGATCCGGATGTTCGAGTCGGGCATCGCCAGTCGCGAGGACATCGACAACGGCATGGAGATGGGCTGCGCCCACCCCATGGGCCCGCTGAAGCTCTCCGACCTCATCGGCCTCGACACGGTCGCCTCCGTCGCGCACTCGATGTACGAGGAGTACAAGGAGCCGCTGTACGCCGCTCCCCCGCTGCTCCAGCGCATGGTCGACGCGGGGCGGCTGGGCCGCAAGACCGGTTCCGGCTTTTACACGTACGGCTGA
- a CDS encoding NUDIX domain-containing protein yields MQWTKQNEQTVYENRWFSVNLADVELPDGRHLDHFLIRLRPVAVATVVNEANEVLLLWRHRFITDSWGWELAAGVVEDGEDIAAAAARELEEETGWRPGPLRHLMSVEPSNGLTDARHHIYWADAGEYVGHPVDDFESDRREWVPLKVVPDLVARGEVPAANMAAALLLLHHLRLGHDTVP; encoded by the coding sequence ATGCAGTGGACGAAACAGAACGAACAAACTGTGTATGAAAATCGCTGGTTCAGCGTCAATCTGGCGGACGTCGAACTGCCGGACGGCCGGCATCTCGACCACTTCCTGATACGGCTGCGGCCCGTCGCCGTGGCCACGGTGGTGAACGAGGCCAACGAGGTCCTGCTCCTGTGGCGCCACCGCTTCATCACGGACAGCTGGGGGTGGGAACTCGCGGCCGGCGTCGTCGAGGACGGCGAGGACATCGCGGCGGCGGCCGCCCGGGAACTGGAGGAGGAGACCGGCTGGCGGCCGGGACCGCTGCGCCACCTGATGAGCGTGGAGCCGTCCAACGGGCTCACCGACGCCCGGCACCACATCTACTGGGCCGACGCGGGCGAGTACGTCGGTCACCCCGTGGACGACTTCGAGTCGGACCGGCGGGAATGGGTTCCCCTCAAGGTCGTCCCCGACCTGGTCGCCCGCGGTGAGGTCCCGGCCGCCAACATGGCGGCCGCACTGCTGTTACTGCATCATCTCCGGCTCGGCCACGACACCGTGCCCTAG
- a CDS encoding alpha-L-arabinofuranosidase C-terminal domain-containing protein: protein MSRTTRTTRRRLGLAATAALAVSCALVPAPAHAEPVTDYAITADPSATGAQIDDTMYGVFFEDINRAADGGLYAELVQNRSFEYSTADNGGYTPLTSWTVDGTAQVLNDDGRLNERNRNYLSLGAGSSVTNAGYNTGIRVEQGKKYDFSVWARAAAGTTLTVSLKDAAGTLATARQVAVEGGWAKYTATFTATRTGNRGRLAVASSGAVALDMVSLFPRDTYRNQPNGLRKDLAEKIEALKPGFVRFPGGCLVNTGSMQDYSEASGWQRKRAYQWKDTIGPVEQRATNANFWGYNQSYGLGYYEYFRFAEDIGAMPLPVVPALVTGCGQNRATDDEALLKRHIQDTLDLIEFANGPATSTWGKVRARMGHPKPFGLTHIGVGNEENLPDAFFARFQRFRAAIEARYPNITVISNSGPDDTGTTFDRLWQLNRESGVGMVDEHYYNSPQWFLQNNDRYDDYDRGGPKVFLGEYASQGNAFRNALAEAAFMTGLERNADIVKLASYAPLLANEDYVQWSPDMIWFNNRASWNSANYEVQKLFMNNVGDRVIPSTATGTPDVSGPITGAVGLSTWATSAAYDDVRVTAADGTTLLSDDFSAGAAQWKHVGAGSWSVQDGAYVQTDAAAENTLVTAGDPAWKDYDLHVKATKRSGKEGFLVAFGVRDTGHYYWWNLGGWNNTQSAVERASDGGKSTLISKPHSIETGRAYDIDIKVRGRQVALYLDGQLWGSFTDDKPAEPFRQVVTEDRRTGDLIVKVVNAQPTAARTAIDLGGAKVSSRARVTTLAADPQDVNTETDTPVTPVRSTFSGVAATFTYTFPANSVTFLRIARR, encoded by the coding sequence ATGTCACGCACCACCCGCACCACCCGCCGGAGACTGGGCCTGGCCGCGACCGCCGCGCTGGCCGTCTCCTGCGCGCTCGTGCCCGCGCCCGCGCACGCCGAGCCCGTCACCGACTACGCGATCACCGCCGACCCGTCCGCCACCGGCGCGCAGATCGACGACACCATGTACGGCGTCTTCTTCGAGGACATCAACCGCGCCGCCGACGGCGGTCTGTACGCCGAGCTGGTGCAGAACCGGTCCTTCGAGTACTCCACCGCCGACAACGGCGGGTACACCCCGCTGACCTCCTGGACCGTCGACGGCACCGCCCAGGTCCTGAACGACGACGGGCGGCTCAACGAGCGCAACCGCAACTACCTCTCCCTGGGCGCCGGCTCGTCCGTCACCAACGCCGGCTACAACACCGGCATCCGGGTCGAGCAGGGCAAGAAGTACGACTTCTCCGTCTGGGCCCGCGCCGCCGCCGGCACCACCCTCACCGTGTCCCTCAAGGACGCCGCCGGCACCCTGGCCACCGCCCGGCAGGTGGCCGTCGAGGGCGGCTGGGCCAAGTACACCGCCACCTTCACCGCGACCCGGACCGGCAACCGGGGCCGCCTCGCGGTCGCCTCCTCCGGCGCGGTCGCGCTCGACATGGTCTCGCTGTTCCCGCGCGACACCTACAGGAACCAGCCCAACGGCCTGCGCAAGGACCTCGCCGAGAAGATCGAGGCCCTGAAGCCGGGCTTCGTCCGCTTCCCCGGCGGCTGCCTGGTCAACACCGGCTCCATGCAGGACTACAGCGAGGCCAGCGGCTGGCAGCGCAAGCGGGCCTACCAGTGGAAGGACACCATCGGCCCGGTCGAGCAGCGCGCCACCAACGCCAACTTCTGGGGCTACAACCAGAGCTACGGCCTCGGCTACTACGAGTACTTCCGCTTCGCCGAGGACATCGGCGCCATGCCGCTGCCCGTCGTCCCCGCCCTGGTCACCGGCTGCGGCCAGAACCGCGCCACCGACGACGAGGCGCTGCTGAAGCGGCACATCCAGGACACCCTCGACCTGATCGAGTTCGCCAACGGCCCGGCCACCTCGACGTGGGGCAAGGTGCGCGCCCGGATGGGCCACCCCAAGCCCTTCGGCCTCACCCACATCGGCGTCGGCAACGAGGAGAACCTGCCGGACGCGTTCTTCGCCCGCTTCCAGCGCTTCCGCGCCGCGATCGAGGCGAGGTACCCCAACATCACCGTCATCTCCAACTCCGGCCCCGACGACACCGGCACCACCTTCGACCGCCTGTGGCAGCTCAACCGCGAGAGCGGCGTCGGCATGGTCGACGAGCACTACTACAACAGCCCGCAGTGGTTCCTCCAGAACAACGACCGCTACGACGACTACGACCGCGGCGGCCCGAAGGTCTTCCTCGGCGAGTACGCCTCCCAGGGCAACGCCTTCAGGAACGCCCTCGCCGAGGCCGCGTTCATGACCGGTCTGGAGCGCAACGCGGACATCGTCAAGCTCGCCTCGTACGCCCCGCTGCTCGCCAACGAGGACTACGTGCAGTGGAGCCCCGACATGATCTGGTTCAACAACCGCGCCTCCTGGAACTCGGCGAACTACGAGGTCCAGAAGCTGTTCATGAACAACGTCGGCGACCGCGTGATCCCCTCCACCGCCACCGGCACCCCGGACGTCAGCGGCCCCATCACCGGCGCGGTCGGCCTGTCCACCTGGGCCACCAGCGCCGCCTACGACGACGTGAGGGTCACCGCGGCCGACGGCACCACCCTGCTCAGCGACGACTTCTCCGCCGGCGCCGCGCAGTGGAAGCACGTCGGCGCGGGCAGCTGGTCCGTCCAGGACGGCGCCTACGTCCAGACCGACGCCGCCGCCGAGAACACCCTGGTCACGGCGGGCGACCCGGCGTGGAAGGACTACGACCTGCACGTGAAGGCCACCAAGAGGTCCGGCAAGGAGGGCTTCCTCGTCGCCTTCGGCGTGCGGGACACCGGCCATTACTACTGGTGGAACCTCGGCGGCTGGAACAACACCCAGTCCGCCGTGGAGCGGGCCTCCGACGGCGGCAAGTCGACGCTCATTTCCAAGCCGCACTCGATCGAGACGGGCCGCGCCTACGACATCGACATCAAGGTGCGGGGCCGCCAGGTCGCCCTCTACCTGGACGGGCAGCTGTGGGGCAGCTTCACCGACGACAAGCCGGCCGAGCCGTTCCGCCAGGTCGTCACCGAGGACCGGCGCACGGGTGACCTGATCGTCAAGGTCGTCAACGCGCAGCCCACGGCGGCCCGCACCGCGATCGACCTCGGCGGCGCGAAGGTCTCCTCGCGGGCCCGGGTCACCACGCTGGCCGCCGACCCGCAGGACGTGAACACCGAGACCGACACCCCGGTCACCCCGGTGAGGTCCACGTTCAGCGGTGTCGCCGCGACGTTCACCTACACCTTCCCGGCGAACTCGGTCACCTTCCTGCGGATCGCCAGGCGATAG
- a CDS encoding DUF6461 domain-containing protein, which produces MNGITTAADYTWLEERYADLMEAYCVTLVRGLTAEDLLAELRAEPAGRATGVAALAEPSYAVQTPYRMYVGATTVGDWALMLEYNGYLGIRDEAMLPLSRGRTVVSHFRNVNAVDHFNWYEDGTLRLHFEPLFAYHRDGSHPDELLTEMRESGFDLSEADDRDTDHHTEAAFALAHRVTGIRLTPELFETAEFTCGVATVPRSA; this is translated from the coding sequence ATGAACGGGATCACGACCGCCGCGGACTACACGTGGCTGGAGGAGCGGTACGCGGACCTGATGGAGGCGTACTGCGTCACGCTGGTGCGCGGGCTGACCGCCGAGGACCTGCTCGCGGAGCTGAGGGCCGAGCCGGCGGGCCGGGCCACCGGCGTGGCCGCGCTCGCGGAGCCGTCGTACGCGGTGCAGACGCCCTACCGGATGTACGTCGGCGCCACCACCGTCGGCGACTGGGCCCTGATGCTCGAGTACAACGGCTACCTCGGCATACGGGACGAGGCCATGCTGCCGCTGTCGCGCGGGCGCACGGTGGTGTCCCACTTCCGCAACGTCAACGCGGTGGACCACTTCAACTGGTACGAGGACGGCACCCTGCGCCTGCACTTCGAACCGCTCTTCGCCTACCACCGCGACGGCAGCCACCCGGACGAACTCCTCACCGAGATGCGCGAGTCGGGCTTCGACCTGAGCGAGGCGGACGACCGGGACACCGACCACCACACCGAGGCCGCCTTCGCCCTCGCCCACCGCGTCACCGGCATACGCCTGACGCCGGAGCTGTTCGAGACCGCCGAGTTCACCTGCGGCGTCGCCACGGTGCCCCGCTCCGCCTAG
- a CDS encoding PLP-dependent aminotransferase family protein codes for MQERSSVGELAEQLRRELDRYSPGGKLPSSRVLVERFRVSPVTVSRALAQLAAEGLVVTRPGAGAFRAATRASAAAPAGDTSWQELTLSADGTAEPVPRSVDAAGVLVSLAAPPPGVIEFNGGYLHPSLQPERAMAAALSRAGRRPGAWGRPPMEGLPELREWFARSIGGPGGAVTAAEVLITSGGQSALTTALRALAPPGAPVLVESPTYPGMLAIARAAGLRPVPVPVDADGVRPALLADAFRATGARVFVCQPLFQNPTGAVLAPERRGEVLRIARAAGAFVVEDDFVRRLVHADAPPLPRPLAAEDPDGVVVHVCSLTKATSPSFRVCALAARGPVLERLRAIQVVDTFFVPRPLQEAALELVGSPAWPRHLRAVSAELKARRDAMTAALALHLPELALPHIPSGGYHLWPRLPEGTDESALTAAALRAGVAVTPGRPYFSAEPPAPHLRLSFAAVAGTGEITEGVRRLRTACDEVFRDGRTA; via the coding sequence ATGCAAGAGCGTAGCAGTGTAGGTGAGCTGGCGGAACAGCTGCGGAGAGAGCTCGACCGCTACTCTCCGGGCGGAAAGCTGCCGTCGAGTCGGGTGCTGGTGGAGCGGTTCCGGGTGAGTCCCGTGACGGTCTCCCGGGCGCTGGCGCAGCTCGCCGCGGAAGGGCTCGTGGTCACCCGGCCCGGCGCGGGCGCCTTCCGCGCCGCGACCCGCGCGTCCGCCGCCGCGCCCGCCGGGGACACCTCCTGGCAGGAACTCACCCTCAGCGCGGACGGCACCGCCGAGCCGGTCCCGCGCTCCGTCGACGCCGCCGGGGTGCTGGTCTCGCTGGCCGCGCCGCCGCCCGGCGTGATCGAGTTCAACGGCGGCTATCTGCATCCGTCCCTCCAGCCCGAGCGGGCCATGGCCGCGGCGCTGTCCCGCGCGGGGCGCCGCCCCGGCGCCTGGGGCCGGCCGCCGATGGAGGGACTGCCGGAGCTGCGGGAGTGGTTCGCGCGCAGCATCGGCGGTCCGGGCGGGGCCGTCACGGCGGCCGAGGTGCTGATCACCTCCGGCGGCCAGTCCGCGCTGACCACCGCCCTGCGCGCGCTCGCGCCGCCCGGCGCGCCGGTCCTCGTGGAGTCGCCGACCTACCCCGGCATGCTGGCCATCGCCCGCGCGGCGGGCCTGCGGCCGGTGCCGGTCCCGGTGGACGCCGACGGGGTCCGCCCCGCCCTGCTCGCCGACGCGTTCCGCGCCACCGGCGCCCGCGTCTTCGTCTGCCAGCCGCTGTTCCAGAACCCCACCGGCGCCGTCCTCGCTCCCGAACGCCGGGGCGAGGTGCTGCGGATCGCCCGTGCGGCCGGGGCGTTCGTCGTCGAGGACGACTTCGTCCGGCGGCTGGTGCACGCGGACGCGCCGCCGCTGCCGCGCCCGCTGGCCGCCGAGGACCCCGACGGGGTCGTCGTCCACGTCTGCTCGCTCACCAAGGCCACCTCGCCGAGCTTCCGGGTGTGCGCGCTGGCCGCCCGGGGTCCGGTGCTGGAGCGGCTGCGCGCCATCCAGGTCGTCGACACCTTCTTCGTGCCGCGGCCGCTGCAGGAGGCGGCGCTGGAGCTGGTCGGCTCGCCGGCCTGGCCGCGCCATCTGCGGGCCGTGTCCGCCGAGCTGAAGGCCCGGCGCGACGCGATGACCGCCGCGCTGGCCCTGCACCTGCCCGAACTGGCCCTGCCGCACATCCCGAGCGGCGGCTACCACCTGTGGCCGCGGCTGCCCGAGGGCACCGACGAGTCCGCCCTGACGGCCGCGGCCCTGCGCGCGGGTGTCGCCGTCACCCCCGGCCGCCCCTACTTCAGCGCCGAGCCGCCCGCCCCCCACCTGCGCCTGAGCTTCGCCGCGGTCGCGGGCACGGGGGAGATCACGGAAGGCGTCCGGCGCCTGCGGACGGCCTGCGACGAGGTGTTCCGGGACGGCAGGACGGCCTGA
- a CDS encoding histidine phosphatase family protein — MPLRVTFVAAARSSPSAPERFEDDRPLDQAGWDAVQRVAHELLPLAAAELRYCSPTPRSRATGDALGYAPLAQLALRDCDMGRWRGLTLGEAMAREPQAVDAWLADPRGTPYGGEPLLAFIGRVGGWLDTRPREDGCRIVAVAEPSVIRAALVYALQAPPSAYWNIDVRPLSTVTVTGHAGRWNLRFDAGSGATHPAVDVRAQSTRV; from the coding sequence ATGCCACTTCGGGTCACCTTCGTCGCCGCCGCGCGCAGCTCCCCGTCGGCGCCGGAACGGTTCGAGGACGACCGGCCGCTGGACCAGGCGGGCTGGGACGCGGTGCAGCGCGTCGCGCACGAGCTGCTGCCGCTCGCGGCGGCCGAGCTGCGCTACTGCTCGCCCACGCCGCGCAGCCGCGCCACCGGCGACGCCCTCGGCTACGCGCCGCTGGCGCAGCTCGCCCTGCGCGACTGCGACATGGGCCGCTGGCGGGGGCTGACCCTCGGCGAGGCGATGGCCCGCGAGCCGCAGGCCGTGGACGCCTGGCTCGCCGATCCGCGCGGCACCCCGTACGGCGGTGAGCCGCTGCTCGCCTTCATCGGCCGGGTCGGCGGCTGGCTGGACACCCGGCCGCGCGAGGACGGCTGCCGGATCGTGGCGGTGGCCGAGCCGTCGGTGATCCGCGCGGCACTGGTGTACGCGCTGCAGGCGCCCCCGTCGGCGTACTGGAACATCGACGTCCGCCCGCTGTCGACGGTCACGGTGACCGGGCACGCGGGCCGCTGGAACCTGCGGTTCGACGCCGGCTCCGGCGCCACCCACCCCGCTGTGGACGTCCGGGCTCAGTCCACGCGCGTGTAG
- a CDS encoding family 10 glycosylhydrolase — MGRVTRRAFAAAAVSALLMTGEAGAAHARAGRSPADEDPVPDAGDAGRPDQATSAGKAGPAGGGAAAGEMRGMWLATVANRDWPSRTGLSAAQQRAELLAHLDQAVRSRLNTVIFQVRPAADALWPSPYEPWSQFLTGTQGKDPGWDPLGTAVEEAHRRGLELHAWFNPLRVATHGDPDRLVPGHPARRHPEWVVSYGGRLYYNPGLPEVRTFVRTAMLDAVAKYPIDAVHFDDYFYPYPVPGQSFDDDAAYDRHGGGFGNRADWRRDNIDRLVRDMAADIRKARPAARFGISPFGVWRNAATDPLGSDTRALQAYDDLYADTRKWVRESWIDYICPQLYWYIGYSAADYAKLVPWWSEVARGTATKLYIGEALYRAGNPAQPAPWQDPAELSRHLTLAREYPQVRGHVFFAAKDVAADPVGAMARVIADHYRQPANPAR, encoded by the coding sequence ATGGGACGTGTGACCCGACGGGCGTTCGCCGCGGCAGCGGTGTCGGCCCTGCTGATGACGGGCGAGGCCGGTGCCGCCCACGCGCGGGCCGGGAGGTCGCCCGCCGACGAGGACCCGGTGCCCGACGCCGGGGACGCCGGGCGGCCGGATCAGGCCACCTCGGCCGGGAAGGCGGGCCCCGCGGGCGGCGGCGCTGCGGCCGGGGAGATGCGCGGCATGTGGCTGGCCACGGTCGCCAACCGGGACTGGCCCTCGCGGACCGGGCTGAGCGCCGCCCAGCAGCGCGCCGAGCTGCTCGCCCATCTCGACCAGGCGGTCCGCAGCCGCCTCAACACGGTGATCTTCCAGGTGCGGCCCGCGGCCGACGCGCTGTGGCCCTCGCCCTACGAGCCGTGGTCGCAGTTCCTCACCGGCACCCAGGGCAAGGACCCCGGCTGGGACCCGCTGGGCACGGCCGTCGAGGAGGCCCACCGGCGCGGGCTGGAGCTGCACGCCTGGTTCAACCCGCTGCGCGTCGCCACCCACGGGGACCCGGACCGGCTGGTGCCCGGCCACCCGGCCCGCCGCCATCCGGAGTGGGTGGTGAGCTATGGCGGGCGGCTCTACTACAACCCGGGGCTGCCGGAGGTCCGGACCTTCGTGCGGACCGCGATGCTCGACGCCGTCGCCAAGTACCCGATCGACGCCGTCCACTTCGACGACTACTTCTACCCGTACCCGGTGCCGGGCCAGAGCTTCGACGACGACGCGGCCTACGACCGCCACGGCGGGGGCTTCGGCAACCGGGCCGACTGGCGGCGCGACAACATCGACCGGCTGGTGCGGGACATGGCGGCGGACATCAGGAAGGCCCGGCCCGCCGCCCGGTTCGGCATCAGCCCCTTCGGGGTGTGGCGCAACGCGGCCACCGACCCGCTCGGCTCGGACACCCGCGCCCTGCAGGCGTACGACGACCTGTACGCGGACACCCGCAAGTGGGTGCGGGAGAGCTGGATCGACTACATCTGCCCGCAGCTGTACTGGTACATCGGCTACTCCGCCGCCGACTACGCCAAGCTGGTCCCGTGGTGGTCCGAGGTCGCCCGGGGCACCGCGACGAAGCTGTACATCGGCGAGGCCCTGTACCGGGCCGGGAACCCGGCGCAGCCCGCGCCGTGGCAGGACCCGGCCGAGCTGTCCCGGCATCTGACGCTGGCCCGCGAGTATCCGCAGGTGCGCGGGCACGTCTTCTTCGCCGCCAAGGACGTGGCGGCCGACCCGGTCGGCGCGATGGCGCGGGTGATCGCCGACCACTACCGGCAGCCGGCGAACCCCGCGCGCTGA
- a CDS encoding DMT family transporter, whose protein sequence is MRAQSSAIKPTTIAVDTAAAPRAKVSGGTLQAALGVVAFSLTFPATAWGLEGFGPWSLVAVRSVLAALIAGGCLLALKVPLPDRRHLPGLAVVAAGVVLGFPMLTTLALRTSTTSHAAVVVGLLPLTTAALSALRVGTRPSRTFWAAALAGAAAVGVFTVQQSGGGLSTADLYLFGALLVCAAGYTEGGRLARVMPGWQVIGWALVLCLPLSLPAAAIALTYEPVTLTAHAVAGLLWVAAGSQFLGLVVWYRGMAAIGIPKASQLQLAQPLLTLVWSVLLLGEHLTVAAPLTAAAVLVCIAVTQRARG, encoded by the coding sequence ATGAGAGCACAGAGTAGCGCTATCAAGCCGACCACGATAGCGGTCGACACCGCCGCCGCGCCGCGGGCCAAGGTCTCCGGCGGCACCCTCCAGGCCGCCCTGGGCGTCGTCGCCTTCTCCCTCACCTTCCCGGCCACCGCCTGGGGCCTGGAGGGCTTCGGTCCCTGGTCGCTGGTGGCCGTGCGCAGTGTGCTGGCGGCGCTCATCGCCGGCGGCTGTCTGCTCGCCCTGAAGGTCCCGCTGCCGGACCGCCGCCATCTGCCGGGGCTGGCCGTGGTCGCCGCCGGAGTGGTCCTCGGCTTCCCCATGCTGACCACCCTCGCCCTCCGGACGTCGACCACCTCGCACGCGGCCGTCGTGGTCGGACTGCTGCCGCTGACCACCGCCGCGCTGTCCGCGCTGCGCGTCGGCACCCGCCCGTCCCGCACCTTCTGGGCGGCGGCCCTCGCGGGCGCCGCCGCCGTGGGCGTCTTCACCGTGCAGCAGAGCGGCGGCGGCCTGAGCACCGCCGACCTCTACCTCTTCGGCGCGCTGCTGGTGTGCGCGGCCGGTTACACCGAGGGCGGCCGGCTGGCCCGGGTCATGCCGGGCTGGCAGGTGATCGGCTGGGCGCTGGTGCTGTGCCTGCCGCTGAGCCTCCCCGCGGCGGCGATCGCGCTGACGTACGAGCCGGTGACCCTCACGGCGCACGCCGTGGCCGGGCTGCTGTGGGTGGCGGCGGGCTCCCAGTTCCTGGGCCTCGTGGTCTGGTACCGGGGCATGGCGGCCATCGGCATCCCGAAGGCGAGCCAGTTGCAGTTGGCCCAGCCCCTGCTCACACTGGTGTGGTCGGTGCTGCTGCTGGGCGAGCACCTGACAGTGGCCGCTCCGCTGACGGCCGCGGCCGTGCTCGTCTGCATCGCCGTCACCCAGCGGGCGCGAGGCTGA